The nucleotide window TGCAGCAGACAGGCCTGCAGCAGACGGGCCTGCAGCAAACAGGGGTACAGCAGACGGGCTCACAGCAGGCCTGCTGGCAGGGGGAGGAGGTGCAGCAGGAGGGCTGGCAGCTTGACTGCTGGCAACATGAGGAGGTAGAACAGGGGGAGGCCTCACAGCACACCGGCCTGCAGCAGACAGGCCTGCAGCAGACAGGTGTGCAGCAGATGGGCCTGCAGCAGACGGACTCACAGCAGGCCTGCTGGTAGGGGGAGGAGGTGCAGCAGGAGGGCTGGCAGCAGGGGCTGGACTCACAGCTCACTGGGGCACAGAGGAGGGTCAGGCGGGGGGCTGgggcacagcagctgggagcaCAGCAGGGGGGCTCGCAGCAGCTCTCTGGACAGTCATAGCTCAGGTCGCTGGAGCAGACGGACAGGGTGGAGGCTGccatggtggaggtggtggggctggaggagggtttgagtgtgtgtgagtgtatgagcTGTGTGTGTGAGGTGCTTGGGGATGCAGGGCTTTTATACCTGGCCCCTGGCTTGTGTTGTCCCCACAGGAGACTCCCAGGCCCTCCCTTCCTTGTTGGGGTTGAGAGCTGGCGGCAGGAGCCCCTCATTAGTGCTGGCATAGTTTCCACAATTGTTTTCACTCATTAAACCTGTAAGCATAAATATCCCATGTTGCAGGATGTTTTCCCATTTCTCCTTTGTTTGGCTCCagaaaagacatagaaaatatCTAGGTAAGATCCTACatgaaatgaaccctgaatattcattggaagggctaatgctgaagctgaagctccaatcgtTTGGCcactgattcaaagagctgactcaatagaaaagaccctgatgcctggcaAGATTaaagcaggaggagacggggacaacagaggacaaattggttagatagtatcattgactcaatggacatgagtttgttcctgctcttggagatggtgaaggacaggaaagctagctgtgctgtagtccatggggtcacgaacactggaacacgactgagcaactgaacaacaggaacaATGCTGAGTGAGGTTTAGAGGTGATGATATCTCTAAATTGGTGAATTTAGATGTTGAGCTCTCCTCTGTTTGAGGTACAgtacttttaatattattttgacttttacacatttttaaacttAGGTGTAAAGCAACATGTGCATGTCTGTAAAATACAAGTGGTCCAGGGAATATGACCGTGGAACCAAGTAAGGGTCATGTTTAGCAGGGGCTGATGGGAGATCCTGGCACTCACCCCCAGCAGCTGCTCTGCCAGCAGGAAGTATGGTGAGAGGGACATCCAGTCCCCTGCAGCCCAGCCAGTGTGCCTGAGAGGAGCGTTAATGGAGCGTGGTCATACGTGGAGTCTGTTACGAGATCTCTTCAGGGAGCAGCGCTCACAGGTGTCTGAGTCAGCGGCCGCGTTCATCAACCTATCTCCCAGACCCAACTGCTCTCAGCACACCCTGTGCACCCCATACTTCTCAGCCAAGCAACCTGAGTTTGCTTTCCTGGCCAGAGTTTGCCTTCCTCAAGGGCGATGCCCTGAAAGACCCAGAGAGAGGGAGGGTCTCCTCCTGGAGAACCTGTGTGTGAGCAGCGGAGACTCGAGGACCCGAGGCAACACCCAGAAGTAAAGCTCAGGCAAGAGTTGGTTTTCCTTGTGGATATAAGAAGATGTGGTCCCAGGGAGCCTGGAACAGAAAGTCAGCAAGGGCTGACTCTGGGGAAGACAGTGACATCTGGGCAGTGGTCATCAAGGTGGCCCTGACCATGGGTGTGGGGTCAGATGACACTGTCTGAGCACCTGTTCTAGGCCAGGTGGTGAGCTGAATGCTCTACACCTGCCAAGTCACTTGATTTCACATCCACTGAGCAAGGAAGTTTCTGTAAATAGGTGAGGAAGcccaggcacagagaagttaagcaaccatctccaggtcacacagcccaAAGTATCAGGACTGGGACTGGAATCCAGCCATCTGTATATAGGATCGAGGCTCTTACCCATGCCTTCCCCCAGGCCAACTTCAGTGCTACACGCAGAAGGAAGCACGTGTCCAAGGAAATTTACCACCAGGCAGCTGAGCTGAAAATTTACAACAGAGGCGGGAAACAGCAAAATTAACACCACAGAAAATCATCTGTGGTTTTCAGCACAAACACTGCTACTTCCTCCACTCCACAGAGGCAAAGTATGCATGCTTCCTCaggggctcagttgtgtccgactctttgtgaccccatggactgtagcctgccaggttcttctgtctatggcattctccaggcaagaatactggggtgaggtGCCACTTCGTACTCCAACAGTGTAGTGAaatttcctcagtcatgtctgactttttgtgaccccatagattatacagtccaaggaattctccaggagaatactggaatagttagccttttccttctccaggggatcttcccaacccagggatccaacccaggtctcccacactgcaggcagattctttaccagctgagtcacaagggaagcccaacagaggTAAAGCATAAATCCCTGAATATGATGagagaaaatgtaataaatagaCCATGTGTTTCGCTGACACCAAACATGATCGCTCAGTTGCtaacaaggaagaaggaagagctaGGATAGAACAGTAAAGATATGACTGAACATGAACCACTCTGAGCTGAGTGCACCAAGGTGGGTGTGTTTGGACTGGAAGGGCCTCATGAATTCAAGAGCATCGGATTTTTAGAGCCCACCATATACacacattcagtcagttcagttgctcagtcgtgtccgactggaaccccatggactgcagcacgtcaggcctccctgtccatcaccaactcttggagtttacttaaactcatgtccattgagttagtgataccatccaaccatctcatgctctgtcatccccttctcctgccttcaatgtttcccagcatcagggtcttttcaaatgagtcagctctttgcatcaggtggccaaaggattggagtttcagcttcagcatcagtccttcccatgaacattcaggactgatgtcttttaggatggactggttagatctcttgcagtccaaagactctgaagagtcttctccaacaccacagttcaaaagcatcaattcttctgcgctcagctttctttatggtccaactctcacatccacacacaactactggaaaaaccatagactagacagaacttt belongs to Bubalus bubalis isolate 160015118507 breed Murrah chromosome 1, NDDB_SH_1, whole genome shotgun sequence and includes:
- the LOC123335079 gene encoding keratin-associated protein 10-8-like; the protein is MPALMRGSCRQLSTPTRKGGPGSLLWGQHKPGARYKSPASPSTSHTQLIHSHTLKPSSSPTTSTMAASTLSVCSSDLSYDCPESCCEPPCCAPSCCAPAPRLTLLCAPVSCESSPCCQPSCCTSSPYQQACCESASPCSTSSCCQQSSCQPSCCTSSPCQQACCEPVCCTPVCCRPVCCRPVCCRPVCCEASPCSAPSSCCRPSTSVSLLCRPVCRPACCVPKSSCQPSCCRPASSVSLLCRPTCSRPACCIPTSAPEPCC